The DNA region gctctactgcgtaacacggcgcctgcccgtactcccgctctccactgtaagcctgggaagtgggcgcaggtctcctacctgcccttggcccactacctcttaaccccctccccccccaagaaatttttgggaattacttacgggctttttgggcttccgtgccagacgcgttccctcatagctccggttcctctctccggtagcctctgctctccttagtgcctccagctgttcccatgggaggcgatccctaccagccaggatctcctcccatgtgtagcaaccctttccgtccaatatatcgtcccatgtccattgctccttcttttcctgtcccctactccaattactccgctgcttggctctggaatggtgggtgattctgtaacggcgttcctctctctcttcataagaagaggtggagtagtgatcgagccaaggcgcagcgggttgagaatacatgatgatttattaaataaacaaaacagacaaagacgaaaacgaactatacttgatataactaacaaaataacaaaaaacgatgtagacagacctgaacaaacgaacttacaaatacacgaagcacgctgacacaggaacagactacataaacgcacgaacaaaccgaaacattcccgtatggtgtaacatcgacacagacacaggagacaatcacccacaaacaaacagtgagaacaccctacctaaatatgactcataattagaggagaacgcaaaacacctgcctctaattaagagccataccaggcaaccaaaaccaacatagaaacagataacatagactgcccacccaaaacacatgccctgacctaaaacacatacaaaaacaacataaaacaggtcaggaccgttacaattgtAAGGAACGAGTAACAAACATTTCGCTGCaccgctataacatctgctcaactgtgtacgtgaccaataaagtttgattttgtGCTCGGGGCTCTCTCTGCGATTCAAAGCAATGGTTTCATCATCTTAATTACAactctaaatgtgtgtgtgaagTCAGACATTTCAGAGTGGGAGTGACTTTGTCCAGTTTATGTCCCATCTGGGGACCAGAGACAGAGCTATATACTCTAGGTGGGTGTGTCCCTGACAGATTGAGTTATCTGAAATCTGATATGACAAATTGAGTTTTGCACTCTCTCTGTGCTTACAGCCAAGTAATAAATAACTTTGAAATAATTCGGGGCATGCTATGGAAAGAGCAGAGACTTAAGACCGCTAGCTAACAGAATGTTCTTACAAAGTGTGAAAAGAAGTGACAATGAGAAGGAGAAGATTGACAATGTGACAATGAGAAGTACTCTTTGTGGAAGATTGAAGGAGGGGGTATGACGAAATATGAAAAAGAGAGGAAGATAGTGTCAGTGAGGtatagacagagaggaagaggatcaAGTAAAAAGAGAGAAAGTGTGAGCGGTGTTAAGAAAGAAGCGCGAGGACATCCTTGTGTCCCTCTGGTGAGGGTTATTCCTGGTACAGACTCCCCAAGTGCTCAGTTCAGTGACACTCAGGGATTGGTGTACTCTTAGCCCAGTTTagcttcactgtgtgtgtgtgcgtgtgcgtgtgcgtgtgtgtgtgtgcgtgcgtacacaTTTGTGTGTCCTCAGGTATACTTTGTTTATGCTTCTTGTGTATTCAAAGGCTGGATTTACACTCCACCAGACATACTCCGTCACCACTTTGTGACTTCACCACACACCATAGAGGACTCTGCATGGAGGTCTCAGTGCAAGCCAGAGGTTGTAACCTCACTGAGGTTACACTAAGGAGAGCATTTGGTGGAGTTTAAGTCTAAGTTGTGTGGGTTTTCAGGTGTAGAGTGGGGTTTGCTGTTCCCTGATGCGAATGGAGAGTACCAGTCCCCGATCAACCTGAACTCCCGGGAGGCCCGTTATGACCCTTCTCTCCTGGACGTGGGGCTCACGCCCAATTATGTGGTGTGTCGGGACTGTGAGGTCATCAACGATGGACACACCGCACGCATCATTCTGAGGTCCAAATCAGGTGAAAGTTGATATTACATTACCACAGTATCATCAAAACAATGAATGGGTTAACTGTACCTGAACACTCCACTAGACTGGGGATCTTGCATACACCTTTTCAATGAGCTCATATTAGCCGTAATAACTGAACGTTGAGTCAATGGCTGTTTGCTGCGTGTGATACACACTTAGAGAAATCAGAGTTGCACCAGAATTCAGACCTACATTCAAAAACCCCAGGTAATTTAATGTGGTCTTCATTTCCTGTGTCTGCTCTCCCATGACACTCTGGGTTTCCTGTCTGCAGTGGTAACTGGTGGCCCATTGCCAAGTGACCACGAGTATGAGCTGCATGAGGTGCGCTTCCACTGGGGCAAGGAGAACCAGCGGGGGTCAGAACACACCGTCAACTTTAAGGCCTTCCCCATGGAGGTATGAGTctcatccaaacacacacacacacacacacacacacacacacacacattctacttCAAGGCCATGACCATGGATGTTTGTCTCAGTTAGAGGCCACTGTCACAGTACTCAGACAGAGGGAGTTGGTATGTTATTTTCACATAAAACAAGGTTATTTCAGGTCAGGGCTTTTGTAACGgagtcctgtatggctcagttagtagagcagggTTGTAATTCCTTGGGCCACCTATACACAAAAATGTATGCACAAATGgataaagcatctgctaaatggcatttattattattattattattattattattattattattattattattatacagtaTATTAGCTCATTACTATGTTTCATGTATTTACAAATCACTGAGACCATTGATGTAAACAAGCGTTTGAAAGGCCCTGAAGAAGCTATGCCGCTGGTGCTTTGGCTTTATATGCTTCCTTCTCTATCACAGGTGCTTGGTATTCTATTTCAAATTGAAGAGTGCACTTACGTCCCATACACCTGCTCTGTCTCGGCCCTGTCTTCTACAGCCTCATTCTGCCTATgagctttctgtctgtctgtctctttctttctctgaatATCATATGTGGTTGATCTCTTTTGTGATCAACTTCCCTATAATATGATACAATATAAACATGATACAATAAGTGTGCTTCCCCCCCAGCTCCATCTGATCCACTGGAACACAACGCTGTTCAACAGTGTGGAAGAAGCCCTGGCGAAGAAGAACGGAGTTCTCATCATCGCTCTGTTTGTGCAGGTATTGATTGGTTCACTCTGTAGTGATATGAGTCCTCTCTTCTCATGGTTAGTATGGTTAGAGACTTGTCAACTTGGTACTGTAATTTATATCATATCATATATTCATATGAGCTTTGACACTAAAGTCAACATATGTCCACTTGTTTTTGAATTGGACTGAGAAAACCCCCAACATTCAAATAAgcacaataacatttgattgacgTGAGCTGGCTTGAGGCTTACTGTTTACGTAAACGTATAAAACCGTCTGTTTTAAGTGAACCCATCACTTTGTCCTTCCTGGTTTTGAAAGCTTCAAGAGTTTCCCCGCCCACCACCACATCCTGGCAGGACTCACGTCAGCAGCCCCATGTTAAGACCTGTTAACGTCACAACATAATGCTTATATGTTAGGACAGTGATATTCAAACCCGGTGTCGCAAAAACTGCAGTGGGGTCGCCAAATTATTCatattatttaaatatttttttattttttaggagagtacagattattgtatgggacGTTTTTGAGAAAGAATTTCAAAAATGTAATTGGTTTATTTTCATTTTGATAAGAGCTTAAAATGTAATGAATTGAAGGTTATTTGTTAATGTAAAAATCGAAATGGATGGATTTTTAATTAAGGTTGTGTCATTATatttggggtggggtggggtcttGAAAAAAATGCTAAAACAAATGGGGTCCCCAGAAATTCTGGCAGAAAAAAAGGGTCCCTGCTGAAAAGGTTTGAATACCACTGTGTTAGGACCCTCTTTCCTTAACTCTTTTTGACTCGATGCCCTTGACGTTGTTTCCTTCAGATAGGGAAGGAGCATCTTGGGTTGAAGGCCATAACAGAAGTGCTGCAGGACCTACAATACAAGGTAAGACATTGCTGTCCATTTTGTTGTCCAAGTTATATTGTTATGGCGATGACGTTATGGTTATGAGTTTTCATGGTGATGAGAGGGCAGATGTTATGATAAATGACTGATATGACCTAAGGGTGTAGAAGCCCAATGCTTAACTGAGAGATAGAGGAAGACATACAGAACATAGACATTGAAATTAGGGTCCGTGCTATCAGagtccttgggacgtccctactccaatgaagttgacatttaaaagggTTAAAgtaagggttaatgttagggtaagGGTAGGAGTTCAAGTCCCAAGACGTCCCTACCCTAAATAGCATTAACCATCAAATTAGGCAGTTAACAGACAAATCAGCAGAGCTGCAACGGTTGGAGCATGCAgcaatttattaatttattgattTTTCAATGAAACCTGATGCAATTAATGCTCCAGATTGATTTGAGACCATGTGAAACATTTAAGATTAGACAGGAGAAATGTTGATGCA from Salvelinus fontinalis isolate EN_2023a chromosome 26, ASM2944872v1, whole genome shotgun sequence includes:
- the LOC129823952 gene encoding carbonic anhydrase-related protein-like isoform X1; this translates as MADSMIEESDYYPGKDDLDWGYQEVGKEPKEGVEWGLLFPDANGEYQSPINLNSREARYDPSLLDVGLTPNYVVCRDCEVINDGHTARIILRSKSVVTGGPLPSDHEYELHEVRFHWGKENQRGSEHTVNFKAFPMELHLIHWNTTLFNSVEEALAKKNGVLIIALFVQIGKEHLGLKAITEVLQDLQYKGKTKIIPCFNPNTLLPDPLLRDYWMYEGSLTTPPCSENVTWILYRYPLTISQLQIEEFRRLRSHLKGAELPEGNDGMLGDNFRPTQPLSDRTVRAAFQ
- the LOC129823952 gene encoding carbonic anhydrase-related protein-like isoform X2, whose protein sequence is MADSMIEESDYYPGKDDLDWGYQEGVEWGLLFPDANGEYQSPINLNSREARYDPSLLDVGLTPNYVVCRDCEVINDGHTARIILRSKSVVTGGPLPSDHEYELHEVRFHWGKENQRGSEHTVNFKAFPMELHLIHWNTTLFNSVEEALAKKNGVLIIALFVQIGKEHLGLKAITEVLQDLQYKGKTKIIPCFNPNTLLPDPLLRDYWMYEGSLTTPPCSENVTWILYRYPLTISQLQIEEFRRLRSHLKGAELPEGNDGMLGDNFRPTQPLSDRTVRAAFQ